A part of Aegilops tauschii subsp. strangulata cultivar AL8/78 chromosome 2, Aet v6.0, whole genome shotgun sequence genomic DNA contains:
- the LOC109782462 gene encoding uncharacterized protein, with translation MSSNASAYSNPFAGPDPADIRDISIHERVPVVLDATDNTYFTRKTYFSLLFRENNLVDHIDGTVDSRAMMGDSEWTAIDATLIQWFFTTISKDLFQMFASDGDDARAVWVKLNSLFTDNKLQRRVFLQQEFFDCHQDEQSIDDYCRRLKTLADELRDIGAKVDDDL, from the coding sequence ATGTCCTCCAACGCCTCCGCCTACTCCAACCCCTTCGCCGGGCCAGACCCCGCCGACATCCGTGACATCAGCATCCATGAACGCGTCCCCGTAGTCCTCGATGCCACTGACAACACGTACTTCACGCGGAAGACTTATTTCTCGCTCCTCTTCCGTGAGAACAATCTCGTGGATCACATTGACGGCACCGTCGACTCTCGCGCCATGATGGGCGACTCCGAGTGGACCGCGATCGATGCTACACTCATCCAGTGGTTCTTCACCACCATATCCAAGGACCTATTTCAAATGTTTGCGAGCGATGGTGATGACGCCCGTGCCGTGTGGGTCAAGCTCAACAgcctcttcaccgacaacaaGCTTCAGCGCCGCGTTTTTCTGCAGCAGGAATTTTTTGACTGTCATCAGGATGAACAGTCCATCGATGACTACTGTCGCCGCCTAAAGACGTTGGCGGATGAACTCCGCGACATCGGCGCCAAGGTTGATGACGacctctga